A region from the Spiroplasma taiwanense CT-1 genome encodes:
- the pepF gene encoding oligoendopeptidase F, producing MKREHIEKKYKWDFSNIYKNIDEWKNDLTKAEVLVNKIAELKNKLKKRNFFYYYLKLEKEKNLLIVKLSHYLHLLDIDQTNFEFQELNSIMENFEQISNIRTSFISNELKSIGEKIISNWILNSEYKEFAYFFRHFFKESKYVLSESEEELINKISRSRSAVGNLYDSLAYADNEIEKIELNKEIKELNNLVYKKIMEDSDPILEQNLRQNAEKLYFSNFTKRKHSFSKIYEAILQKQIENKNIRKYNNILEMALFNDEVNSNIYLKLIEIGKKYINEFKKYNLLIKEKYNLKTFNSTDRKLKLVQNYDKDFSVEEAIKISKEALKPLGEIYISKLNIALKENLIDFYESQNKVQGAYSSGGNGIEPIILMNWDFKLSSVNTLLHELGHSVHTIFSDEYQKYPLNNYPIILAEVASTLNEHFLFDYMYNQANEKNEKIYLLQQRIFDLNSTFYRQIQFADFEYSAHKLVENSEPITTKTLMELFKTKQIEFGYDIFDDNQLDVYNWSYISHFFHSPFYVYKYAIDLVASFKLYSDFKNGNNNILNFLKSGGSKEPLDILKDVGVDFEKEETYLPLVNEISYLIEELKKLI from the coding sequence ATGAAACGAGAACATATTGAAAAAAAATATAAATGAGATTTTTCAAATATTTACAAAAATATTGATGAATGAAAAAATGACTTAACAAAAGCTGAAGTTTTAGTTAATAAAATTGCAGAATTAAAAAATAAATTGAAAAAAAGAAATTTTTTCTATTATTACTTGAAATTAGAAAAAGAAAAAAATCTATTAATTGTGAAATTAAGTCATTATTTACATTTATTAGATATTGATCAAACTAATTTTGAATTTCAAGAATTAAATTCAATTATGGAAAATTTTGAACAAATTTCAAATATAAGAACTTCATTTATTTCAAATGAACTTAAAAGTATTGGTGAAAAAATTATTTCGAATTGAATTTTAAATTCTGAATATAAAGAGTTTGCATATTTTTTTAGACATTTTTTTAAAGAATCAAAATATGTTTTATCAGAATCAGAAGAAGAATTAATAAATAAAATATCAAGAAGTAGAAGCGCAGTTGGTAATTTATATGATTCGTTAGCATATGCGGATAATGAAATTGAAAAGATTGAATTAAATAAAGAAATAAAAGAATTAAATAATTTAGTATATAAAAAAATTATGGAAGATTCAGACCCCATACTTGAGCAAAATTTAAGACAAAATGCTGAGAAACTATATTTTTCAAATTTTACAAAAAGAAAACATAGTTTTTCAAAAATTTATGAAGCAATTTTGCAAAAACAAATTGAAAATAAAAATATTAGAAAATATAATAATATATTGGAAATGGCATTATTTAATGATGAAGTAAATTCAAATATTTACTTAAAGTTGATAGAAATTGGGAAAAAATATATAAATGAATTCAAAAAATATAATTTACTTATAAAAGAAAAGTATAACTTAAAGACATTTAATTCTACAGATAGAAAACTTAAATTAGTTCAAAATTATGATAAAGATTTTTCAGTAGAAGAAGCAATAAAAATTTCAAAGGAAGCTTTAAAACCTTTAGGAGAAATATATATAAGTAAATTAAATATTGCATTAAAAGAAAATTTAATAGATTTTTATGAATCACAAAATAAAGTTCAAGGGGCATATTCATCTGGGGGTAATGGAATTGAACCAATTATTTTAATGAATTGAGATTTCAAGTTATCATCAGTAAATACATTATTACATGAATTAGGACATTCAGTTCATACAATTTTTTCAGATGAATATCAAAAATATCCATTAAATAATTATCCTATAATACTTGCAGAAGTTGCATCAACTTTAAATGAGCATTTTCTCTTTGACTATATGTATAATCAAGCTAATGAAAAAAATGAAAAAATCTATTTACTTCAACAAAGAATTTTTGATTTAAATTCAACTTTTTATAGACAAATTCAATTTGCAGATTTCGAATACTCTGCGCATAAATTAGTTGAAAATAGTGAACCAATTACTACAAAAACTTTAATGGAATTATTTAAAACAAAACAAATTGAATTTGGATATGATATTTTTGATGACAATCAATTAGATGTATATAATTGATCGTATATTTCCCATTTTTTTCATTCACCATTTTATGTTTACAAATATGCAATTGATTTAGTAGCAAGTTTTAAATTGTACAGTGATTTTAAAAATGGAAATAATAATATTTTAAATTTTTTAAAGTCAGGTGGTTCAAAAGAACCTTTAGATATTTTAAAAGATGTCGGAGTAGATTTTGAAAAGGAAGAAACATATTTACCTTTAGTAAATGAAATATCTTATTTAATTGAAGAATTAAAAAAATTAATTTAA
- a CDS encoding GIY-YIG nuclease family protein: MDLKNEYKLIWKIKTSRDLKYKDISEQYCKKIIQELIEKNKKIDIMELAKNKVAGVYLLYSIENKNLNFTYVGESKDLGQRIKQHLRNFNSKNRLYSKMRKKIISSNQINFLILDEIEDQNLRLMKETYYIYIFKSKFFNLNSKLVNKKLKCPNGHGNTRSYMTYDKNSLNLLIYIYGKCKNNECKEIFIIN, translated from the coding sequence ATGGATTTAAAAAATGAATATAAATTAATTTGAAAAATAAAAACTTCAAGAGATTTGAAATATAAAGATATTTCAGAACAATATTGTAAAAAAATAATTCAAGAATTAATTGAAAAAAATAAAAAAATTGATATTATGGAACTGGCAAAAAATAAAGTTGCTGGAGTATATTTACTATATTCAATTGAAAATAAAAATTTAAATTTTACATATGTTGGTGAATCAAAAGATTTGGGGCAAAGAATAAAACAACATTTAAGAAATTTTAATTCTAAAAATAGGTTATATTCTAAAATGAGAAAAAAAATAATTTCATCAAATCAAATAAATTTTTTAATACTAGATGAAATTGAAGATCAAAATCTTAGATTAATGAAAGAGACTTATTATATTTATATTTTTAAATCTAAATTTTTTAATTTAAATTCTAAATTAGTTAATAAAAAATTAAAGTGTCCAAATGGCCATGGTAATACTAGAAGTTATATGACTTATGATAAAAATAGTTTGAATTTGCTAATTTATATTTATGGAAAATGTAAAAATAATGAATGCAAAGAGATTTTTATTATAAATTAG
- the tuf gene encoding elongation factor Tu has protein sequence MAKEAFDRSLPHVNIGTIGHVDHGKTTLTAAITKVLAAKGGAEFKDYANIDNAPEERERGITINTSHVEYKTENRHYAHVDCPGHADYVKNMITGAAQMDGAILVVAATDGPMPQTREHILLSRQVGVPAITVFLNKCDMVDDEELIDLVEMEVRDLLSAYDFDGDGAPVIRGSALGALNGDAKWVEKVEELMAAVDAYIPTPARDTDKTFLMPVEDVFTITGRGTVATGRVERGIVKVNEEVEIVGLVEDSKKVVVTGLEMFRKLLDQAQAGDNVGALLRGVDRNDIERGQVLAKPGTIKPHTKLNASVYALTQEEGGRHKPFFNKYRPQFYFRTTDVTGEVHLPTGIDMVLPGDNVELVIELIKPIAVEQGTKFSIREGGRTIGAGTVVSIVD, from the coding sequence ATGGCAAAAGAAGCTTTTGACCGTAGTTTACCTCATGTTAACATTGGAACAATTGGACACGTTGACCACGGTAAAACTACTTTAACAGCTGCAATTACTAAAGTATTAGCAGCAAAAGGTGGAGCAGAATTTAAAGATTATGCAAACATCGATAACGCACCAGAAGAAAGAGAAAGAGGTATTACAATTAATACTTCTCACGTTGAATATAAAACAGAAAATAGACACTACGCTCACGTTGACTGTCCAGGACATGCCGATTATGTTAAAAATATGATCACAGGAGCAGCCCAAATGGATGGTGCAATCTTAGTTGTTGCAGCAACTGATGGGCCAATGCCTCAAACAAGAGAACACATTCTATTATCAAGACAAGTAGGAGTACCAGCAATTACAGTATTTTTAAATAAATGTGATATGGTAGACGACGAAGAATTAATCGATTTAGTTGAAATGGAAGTTAGAGACTTATTATCAGCATATGATTTCGATGGAGATGGAGCACCAGTAATTCGTGGTTCAGCTTTAGGAGCATTGAATGGTGATGCAAAATGAGTTGAAAAAGTGGAAGAATTAATGGCTGCAGTTGACGCATATATTCCTACTCCAGCTCGTGATACAGATAAAACTTTCTTAATGCCTGTAGAAGATGTATTTACTATTACAGGGCGTGGAACAGTTGCAACTGGTAGAGTTGAAAGAGGAATTGTTAAAGTTAACGAAGAAGTTGAAATAGTTGGATTAGTAGAAGATAGCAAAAAAGTTGTTGTTACTGGATTAGAAATGTTTAGAAAATTATTAGATCAAGCACAAGCTGGAGATAATGTTGGAGCATTATTAAGAGGAGTAGACAGAAATGATATTGAACGTGGTCAAGTTCTTGCAAAACCAGGAACAATTAAACCTCATACAAAACTAAATGCTTCTGTTTATGCATTAACTCAAGAAGAAGGTGGACGTCACAAACCGTTCTTTAATAAATATCGTCCTCAATTCTATTTCCGTACAACAGATGTTACTGGAGAAGTTCATTTACCAACTGGAATAGATATGGTTTTACCAGGAGATAATGTTGAATTAGTAATTGAATTAATTAAACCAATTGCTGTTGAACAAGGAACAAAATTCTCAATTCGTGAAGGTGGAAGAACAATCGGTGCTGGAACTGTTGTTTCAATTGTAGATTAA
- the rpsG gene encoding 30S ribosomal protein S7, which produces MRKHQAEKRDVLPDPVYNSKLVTRAVNKIMLDGKRGTAQTILYKSFDKIKEKTGSNPIEVFDKAMENIKPHLELKVRRIGGANYQIPVEVSGDRKVTLALRWLINYSRLRNEKEMIDRLANEIIDASNGVGGSVKKREDTHKMAEANKAFAHYRW; this is translated from the coding sequence ATGCGTAAACATCAAGCTGAAAAAAGAGATGTATTACCAGATCCAGTTTATAATTCAAAATTAGTAACTAGGGCTGTTAATAAAATTATGTTAGATGGTAAAAGAGGAACAGCTCAAACTATTTTATATAAATCTTTTGATAAAATAAAAGAGAAAACAGGTTCTAATCCAATTGAAGTATTTGATAAAGCAATGGAAAATATTAAACCACATTTAGAATTAAAAGTTCGCCGTATTGGTGGAGCAAATTATCAAATTCCTGTTGAAGTTTCTGGAGATAGAAAAGTTACATTAGCATTAAGATGATTAATTAACTATTCAAGATTAAGAAATGAAAAAGAAATGATAGATAGATTAGCAAATGAAATTATTGATGCATCAAATGGAGTTGGTGGGTCAGTTAAAAAACGTGAAGATACACATAAAATGGCAGAAGCAAATAAAGCATTTGCACATTATCGCTGATAA
- a CDS encoding Cof-type HAD-IIB family hydrolase translates to MQLQHLSKKRLILVDLDGTVLAENGEEIHPKTKEVLNKAMKDGHEVCIITGRPHRASIRFYKELGLTTLLTNFDGAHIHDPLKRRFKRIVLPISEEIVLQIINNPAIKNKCSNILIESYNKAIVQHKDEFVEKFFHLDDVEDDDYFISDPYNNWEGPATNVVLFLKNDMDKDNVLRALEKFKHTVKIQSGNAYGNLTKQSTAMITLTNKIVNKGFVSEILAQYYNKDIRDVIAFGDQMNDYEMIQKVGYGVAMKNGNSELKNIADGITILSNNEGGVGDYLEKLLNGLEV, encoded by the coding sequence ATGCAATTACAACACTTATCAAAGAAAAGACTTATCTTAGTTGACCTTGATGGTACTGTTTTAGCAGAAAATGGTGAAGAAATTCACCCAAAAACAAAAGAAGTTTTAAATAAAGCAATGAAAGATGGCCATGAGGTTTGTATAATTACGGGAAGACCCCACAGAGCATCAATAAGGTTTTATAAAGAATTAGGATTAACAACACTTTTAACAAATTTTGATGGTGCTCATATTCATGATCCACTTAAGAGAAGATTTAAACGAATTGTCTTGCCAATTAGTGAAGAAATTGTACTACAAATAATTAACAATCCAGCAATAAAAAATAAATGTTCTAATATTCTTATAGAATCATATAATAAAGCTATTGTTCAACATAAAGATGAATTTGTTGAAAAATTTTTTCATCTTGATGATGTGGAAGATGACGATTATTTTATTTCAGATCCATATAATAATTGAGAAGGACCTGCAACAAATGTTGTTTTATTTTTAAAAAATGATATGGATAAGGATAATGTTTTAAGAGCATTAGAAAAATTTAAACATACTGTTAAAATTCAATCAGGTAATGCTTATGGAAATTTAACAAAGCAATCAACTGCTATGATAACTTTAACAAATAAAATTGTTAATAAAGGTTTTGTTTCAGAAATATTAGCTCAATACTATAATAAAGATATAAGAGATGTTATTGCTTTTGGAGATCAAATGAATGACTATGAAATGATCCAAAAAGTAGGTTATGGAGTTGCAATGAAAAACGGTAACTCTGAATTAAAAAATATTGCTGATGGAATTACAATATTATCAAATAATGAAGGTGGTGTGGGAGATTATTTAGAAAAACTTTTAAATGGTTTAGAGGTATAA
- the rpsL gene encoding 30S ribosomal protein S12, with translation MATINQLVRKPRKAKTWKTKAPALNRGVNTLLKKVTRLSAPQKRGVCTRVATMTPKKPNSALRKYARVRLTNGMEVTAYIPGEGHNLQEHSVVLIRGGRVKDLPGVRYHIIRGTLDTTGVNGRMQSRSLYGTKRPKEKK, from the coding sequence ATGGCAACAATTAATCAATTAGTTAGAAAACCAAGAAAAGCTAAAACTTGAAAAACTAAAGCTCCAGCTCTTAATAGAGGTGTGAATACTTTACTTAAAAAAGTTACTAGATTATCTGCTCCTCAAAAAAGAGGTGTATGTACAAGGGTTGCAACTATGACTCCCAAAAAACCTAACTCTGCTTTACGTAAATATGCAAGGGTTAGATTAACTAATGGAATGGAAGTAACAGCATATATTCCAGGTGAAGGTCACAATCTACAAGAACATAGTGTTGTTTTAATTCGTGGAGGAAGAGTAAAAGATTTACCGGGGGTTCGTTATCATATAATTCGTGGTACTTTGGATACAACAGGAGTTAATGGAAGAATGCAATCTCGTTCATTATATGGAACAAAAAGACCAAAAGAAAAAAAATAA
- a CDS encoding lipoate--protein ligase, which produces MLIFKTSCVDPKYNLATEEYLVKSKKYKEPILFLWQNDNTIVIGKNQNVAWEINLQNAERDSVNIIRRNTGGGTVFQDLGNMNFSIIYTDIENKGVSLFSSMLSPVINTLNELGAPAVFSGRNDIELNGKKISGNAMWKYEDRFLQHGTVLFNANLDRLAQYLTVDRAKIIAKNIQSISARVTNVNSEIEEKIEISYFMDKLIETYKKMDVVNPLVLEKDDLAAIDKLFREKFSNPDWTFAKNADFDYRNKKRIEGKGTVEVLLQIEKNIIKNAQIYGDFLGFKGTEELENKLINVQYKASEVEKVLNETDIVGIFGANFVVQDILDLLIQ; this is translated from the coding sequence ATGTTAATTTTTAAAACTTCTTGTGTTGATCCAAAATATAATTTGGCAACAGAAGAATACCTTGTAAAATCAAAAAAGTATAAAGAGCCAATATTGTTTTTATGACAAAATGACAATACAATTGTTATTGGAAAAAATCAAAATGTTGCTTGGGAAATTAATTTGCAAAATGCAGAAAGAGATAGTGTTAATATTATAAGAAGGAATACTGGTGGAGGTACTGTATTTCAAGATTTAGGCAATATGAATTTCAGTATTATATATACTGATATTGAAAATAAGGGAGTTTCTTTATTTTCAAGCATGTTATCACCTGTAATAAATACATTAAATGAATTAGGAGCACCAGCTGTATTTTCTGGTAGAAATGATATTGAGTTAAATGGAAAAAAAATATCAGGAAATGCTATGTGAAAATATGAAGATAGATTTTTACAACATGGTACTGTTTTATTTAATGCAAATTTAGATAGATTAGCACAGTATTTAACAGTGGATAGAGCAAAAATCATAGCAAAAAACATCCAATCAATCTCAGCTAGAGTAACAAATGTAAATTCAGAAATTGAAGAAAAAATCGAAATTAGTTATTTTATGGATAAACTAATTGAAACTTATAAAAAAATGGATGTAGTAAATCCATTGGTTTTAGAAAAAGATGATCTCGCAGCAATTGACAAATTATTTAGGGAAAAATTTTCAAATCCAGATTGAACATTTGCAAAAAATGCAGATTTTGATTATAGAAATAAAAAAAGAATTGAGGGTAAGGGAACAGTTGAAGTTCTTTTACAAATTGAAAAAAATATTATTAAAAATGCGCAAATATATGGAGATTTTCTAGGTTTTAAAGGAACAGAAGAATTAGAAAATAAGTTAATTAATGTGCAGTATAAAGCATCAGAAGTTGAAAAAGTTTTAAATG
- a CDS encoding M17 family metallopeptidase, translated as MININKGNHSLTLSAVSSKDKLNELVIKESGVASLISEDKKIYFYLADNVSIDQLESNLERFINSNKYNLNVDVDSFLKIFNNKEEVFQKVIETIIFASHKAIVFKKEEEVKEISYNFIIDEKFNDLLNISLIKMEYLNFARDLQDLPPNIGTSIAIADKISSKAKEINGIKVTIYNKKQIEEMGMGLLLAVNAGSNVEPRVVVLEYNSDSSQKRTALVGKGITFDTGGYNLKPSNFLENMKFDMSGAAIVSSTVMALAKAKAKCNVVSIAMLTDNRIGGSATLTESVIKSMNGQTVEITNTDAEGRLVLADGITYAIRNEKAERAITVATLTGAIAIALGRWFTGTFSKQDVFHNEFSNAAKKAQENIWRQPLIEEHLKEMQCSKVADLANSEPGREAGSSTAAAFLDSFAESKEYIHLDIAATADRNKRGRAPMLKTMFELLNK; from the coding sequence ATGATAAATATAAATAAGGGTAACCACTCATTAACTTTATCTGCTGTTAGCTCAAAAGATAAATTGAATGAATTAGTTATTAAAGAAAGTGGAGTAGCTTCCCTAATAAGCGAAGATAAAAAAATTTATTTCTATTTAGCAGATAATGTATCTATTGATCAATTAGAAAGTAATTTAGAAAGATTTATTAATTCAAATAAATATAATTTAAATGTAGATGTTGATTCTTTTTTAAAAATTTTCAATAATAAGGAAGAAGTTTTTCAAAAAGTTATTGAAACAATTATTTTTGCTTCTCATAAAGCGATAGTCTTTAAAAAAGAAGAAGAAGTGAAAGAAATTTCTTATAATTTTATAATTGATGAAAAATTTAATGATCTTTTAAATATTTCATTAATAAAAATGGAATATTTAAATTTTGCAAGAGATTTACAAGATCTTCCACCAAATATTGGAACTTCAATTGCTATAGCAGATAAAATTTCCTCAAAGGCAAAAGAAATTAATGGAATTAAAGTTACTATTTATAATAAAAAACAAATTGAAGAAATGGGAATGGGTTTATTATTAGCAGTAAACGCTGGAAGTAATGTTGAACCAAGAGTTGTAGTTTTAGAGTATAATTCAGATTCTTCACAAAAAAGAACTGCATTAGTGGGTAAAGGAATAACTTTTGATACTGGGGGATATAATCTAAAACCATCTAATTTTCTTGAAAATATGAAATTTGATATGTCAGGGGCTGCAATAGTTTCTTCAACTGTTATGGCTCTTGCAAAAGCAAAAGCCAAATGTAATGTTGTTTCAATTGCAATGTTAACTGATAATAGAATTGGGGGAAGTGCCACTTTAACTGAATCTGTAATTAAATCAATGAATGGACAAACAGTTGAAATTACAAATACAGATGCTGAAGGTAGATTAGTTTTAGCTGATGGTATTACCTATGCAATTAGAAATGAAAAAGCAGAAAGAGCAATTACAGTTGCAACATTAACAGGAGCAATAGCTATTGCATTAGGAAGATGATTTACAGGTACTTTTTCTAAACAAGATGTTTTTCATAATGAATTTAGTAATGCTGCTAAAAAAGCGCAAGAAAATATTTGAAGACAACCTTTAATTGAAGAACACTTAAAAGAAATGCAATGTTCGAAAGTTGCGGACTTAGCAAATTCAGAACCAGGAAGAGAAGCGGGTTCTTCAACAGCTGCAGCATTTTTAGATTCTTTTGCAGAATCAAAAGAATATATACATTTAGATATTGCAGCAACAGCAGATAGAAATAAACGTGGAAGAGCACCAATGTTAAAAACAATGTTTGAATTGTTGAATAAATAA
- a CDS encoding ECF transporter S component family protein produces the protein MKKISTKQIVLCGFLTTIMFIIGFIVITFSNITGKSILQFSDIIFLSLFKIINPLTLITSSVISGILIDLYSGGIIFIPITIIIKILIGVSFLFFRKIINQYFAVFICYLWILLYVAYVYLLFDLSAMYLELIIDSIQYIATTIFTFIFFIIFDLKNR, from the coding sequence ATGAAAAAAATTAGTACAAAACAAATAGTTTTATGTGGCTTTCTAACCACCATAATGTTTATAATTGGGTTTATAGTTATTACTTTTTCAAATATAACAGGTAAAAGCATTTTGCAATTTTCAGATATTATTTTTCTTTCTTTATTTAAAATAATTAACCCTTTAACATTAATAACTTCTTCAGTTATTAGTGGAATTTTAATTGATTTATATTCTGGAGGTATAATTTTTATTCCGATTACAATTATAATTAAAATTTTAATAGGAGTGTCATTTTTATTTTTTAGAAAAATAATAAATCAATATTTTGCAGTATTTATTTGCTATTTATGAATTTTATTATATGTAGCTTATGTTTATTTATTATTTGATTTATCCGCAATGTATTTAGAATTAATTATTGATTCTATTCAATATATTGCAACTACAATTTTTACATTTATTTTTTTTATTATTTTTGATTTAAAAAATAGATAA
- the fusA gene encoding elongation factor G, producing MPREYSLEMTRNFGIMAHIDAGKTTTTERILFHTGKIHKIGETHEGESQMDWMAQEQERGITITSAATTAFWADHRFNIIDTPGHVDFTVEVERSLRVLDGAVAVLDGQSGVEPQTETVWRQATTYKVPRIVFVNKMDKIGADFLYSVKTIGDRLGAKAAPIQLPMGAEDQFSGIIDLVEMEAWGFDGEADEIATKIEIPSDLKDLAEELRSKLIEVAVEYDEELMMKFLDGGEITIPELKSAIRKGVISAEFFPVLAGSAFKNKGVKLLLNAVVDYLPSPLDVPAINGTLLNGEAAIRHSSDTEPFSALAFKIMTDPFVGKLTFFRVYSGILTKGSYVLNATKDKKERVGRLLKMHANNREEIEEVYAGDIAAAVGLKDTTTGDTLSDEKNSIILESMVFPEPVIHLALEPKTKADQEKLGISLNKLSEEDPTFRTYTDEETGQTIIAGMGELHLDIIVDRLRREFKVETNVGVPQVSYRETIKQATKAEGKYVKQSGGRGQYGHVVIEFEPNHDKGFEWVDKIVGGKISKEYINAAKVGLQNALQNGVIAGFPMIDVKATIVDGSYHDVDSNEMAYKIAASLALKEAAKRTNPVLLEPIMSVEVTVPDEYYGDVMGNISSKRGLIEGSEQRGNAQTVKSKVPLSEMFGYATELRSFTQGRGNYTMIFSHYNEVPKSIAEEIIKKSGK from the coding sequence ATGCCAAGAGAATATAGTTTAGAAATGACTCGAAACTTTGGTATTATGGCTCATATTGATGCTGGAAAAACAACAACAACAGAACGTATTTTATTTCACACAGGTAAAATTCATAAAATTGGTGAAACCCATGAGGGAGAATCACAAATGGATTGAATGGCACAAGAACAAGAACGTGGTATAACAATTACTTCTGCTGCAACAACAGCGTTTTGAGCTGATCATCGTTTTAATATTATTGACACTCCAGGTCACGTTGACTTTACAGTTGAAGTTGAAAGATCTTTAAGAGTTCTTGATGGTGCTGTTGCAGTACTTGATGGTCAAAGTGGTGTTGAACCTCAAACTGAAACAGTTTGAAGACAGGCAACAACTTATAAAGTACCAAGAATTGTCTTTGTAAATAAAATGGATAAAATAGGAGCTGATTTTTTATATTCAGTGAAAACAATCGGAGATAGATTGGGTGCAAAAGCAGCTCCAATTCAATTACCAATGGGAGCTGAAGATCAATTTTCAGGAATAATTGATTTAGTTGAAATGGAAGCATGGGGTTTTGATGGTGAAGCAGATGAAATTGCTACAAAAATTGAAATTCCAAGTGATTTAAAAGATTTAGCAGAAGAATTAAGAAGCAAACTTATTGAAGTTGCAGTTGAATATGATGAAGAATTAATGATGAAATTTTTAGATGGTGGTGAAATAACTATACCTGAATTAAAATCAGCAATTCGCAAAGGAGTTATATCAGCTGAGTTCTTCCCAGTTTTAGCTGGTTCTGCATTCAAAAATAAGGGAGTTAAATTACTTTTAAATGCTGTTGTTGATTACTTGCCTTCACCATTAGATGTTCCTGCAATTAATGGAACATTATTAAATGGAGAAGCAGCAATTAGACACTCATCAGATACTGAACCATTTTCAGCATTAGCTTTTAAAATAATGACAGATCCATTTGTTGGTAAATTAACATTTTTCAGAGTTTATTCTGGAATTTTAACAAAGGGTAGTTATGTATTAAATGCTACAAAAGATAAAAAAGAGCGTGTAGGCCGCTTATTAAAAATGCATGCAAATAATCGTGAAGAAATTGAAGAAGTTTATGCAGGAGATATCGCAGCAGCTGTAGGATTAAAAGATACAACAACTGGAGATACTTTAAGTGATGAAAAAAATTCAATTATTCTTGAGTCAATGGTATTTCCAGAACCGGTTATACATTTAGCACTTGAACCAAAAACAAAAGCTGATCAAGAAAAATTAGGAATTTCATTAAACAAACTTTCAGAAGAAGATCCAACTTTTAGAACTTATACAGATGAAGAAACTGGACAAACAATTATAGCAGGAATGGGTGAATTACACTTAGATATTATTGTTGATCGTTTAAGACGAGAATTTAAAGTTGAAACTAATGTTGGAGTTCCTCAGGTTTCATATCGTGAAACAATAAAACAAGCTACTAAAGCTGAAGGAAAATATGTTAAACAATCAGGTGGTCGTGGACAATATGGGCACGTTGTGATTGAATTTGAACCAAACCATGACAAAGGATTCGAATGAGTTGATAAAATTGTTGGTGGAAAAATTTCAAAAGAATATATTAATGCAGCAAAAGTTGGTTTACAAAATGCATTGCAAAATGGTGTAATTGCAGGATTTCCAATGATTGATGTTAAAGCAACAATTGTTGATGGTTCATACCATGATGTCGATTCAAATGAGATGGCATATAAAATTGCAGCTTCATTGGCGTTAAAAGAAGCTGCTAAAAGAACAAATCCTGTTCTTTTAGAACCAATTATGTCAGTAGAAGTAACTGTTCCTGATGAATACTATGGAGATGTAATGGGAAATATTTCATCAAAACGTGGATTAATTGAGGGTTCAGAACAAAGGGGAAATGCACAAACTGTTAAATCAAAAGTTCCTCTTTCAGAAATGTTTGGTTATGCAACAGAATTGCGTTCATTTACACAAGGACGTGGAAATTATACAATGATTTTTAGTCACTATAATGAAGTACCAAAAAGTATTGCTGAAGAAATTATTAAAAAATCAGGTAAATAG
- a CDS encoding peroxiredoxin: protein MKLENKKYLLDSNKEVQLNELVGEKGLIMFFYPKAHTSGCILEVQEYEKRNIEFKDLGFNIVGVSGDDVENQNSFSCDYVLNYPLIADVNRELIANFNLEAETTTWENQTIKITKRNTYVLNKNLEVIKEFSDVDPVGHINDVINFLKK, encoded by the coding sequence ATGAAGTTAGAAAATAAAAAATATCTTTTAGACAGTAATAAAGAAGTTCAATTAAATGAATTAGTTGGAGAAAAAGGTTTAATAATGTTCTTTTATCCTAAAGCACATACATCAGGATGTATTTTAGAAGTTCAAGAATATGAAAAAAGAAATATAGAATTTAAGGATTTAGGTTTCAATATAGTTGGTGTAAGTGGAGATGATGTAGAAAATCAAAATAGTTTTTCATGCGATTATGTTCTAAATTATCCTTTAATTGCAGATGTTAATAGAGAATTAATTGCTAATTTTAATTTAGAAGCTGAAACTACAACTTGAGAAAATCAAACTATTAAAATTACTAAAAGAAATACATATGTATTAAATAAAAATCTTGAAGTTATCAAGGAATTTAGTGATGTAGATCCTGTTGGCCATATTAATGATGTAATAAATTTTTTAAAAAAATAA